From Bombyx mori chromosome 10, ASM3026992v2, a single genomic window includes:
- the LOC101741446 gene encoding glutamine synthetase 1, mitochondrial — translation MENLLRNVLLSRKIITTVKICRRNLLKHSINHVLGKKVLDRYMRLPLPCNKVLATYVWIDGSGINMRSKDRVMNCAPYSPEQAPLWTFDGSSTGQAKANNSDTTLKPVAVYRDPFRCDPHVLVLCEVYYGDGTPAATNHRKFCNDLCVYHAAHEPWFGLEQEYTMLDVDGWGLGWPKGGGFPAVKYQYSYCGVGAKYVAGRDIVEAHTKACLYAGLDFEGTNAEVMFGCWEWQIGTSVGIKAPDDLWMSRYIMARVAEDHGVDITYHPKPMGQLHPGVGLHHNMSTKGMRSDGGFKIIEESLKKLETNHMKHIKQYGNDEATNRQRLTGKFETASFDKFSWGFADRKASIRLQRNTKEKGKGFIEDRRPAGDCDPYLVCGLLLETCLGPAGTKKAGKPVCPPTK, via the coding sequence ATGGAAAATTTACTAAGAAATGTGTTGCTGAGTCGGAAAATAATAACAACAGTAAAAATATGCCGTAGAAATTTACTTAAACATTCTATAAATCATGTTTTAGGAAAAAAGGTATTAGACCGATACATGCGGTTACCTTTACCCTGTAATAAGGTTTTGGCCACATACGTTTGGATTGATGGCTCTGGAATCAACATGCGTTCGAAAGACAGAGTTATGAACTGTGCTCCTTATTCCCCAGAACAGGCTCCCTTATGGACATTTGATGGCAGTTCAACCGGACAAGCTAAGGCGAATAATTCAGACACGACCTTAAAGCCTGTGGCAGTTTACAGAGATCCATTTCGATGCGACCCTCACGTATTGGTGTTATGTGAGGTGTACTATGGCGATGGAACACCAGCTGCGACAAATCATAGAAAATTTTGTAATGATTTGTGTGTTTATCATGCAGCACACGAACCATGGTTCGGCTTAGAACAAGAGTATACTATGCTTGATGTAGACGGGTGGGGTCTGGGTTGGCCTAAGGGGGGCGGTTTCCCTGCTGTAAAATATCAGTATTCATATTGTGGCGTAGGAGCAAAGTACGTTGCGGGAAGAGACATAGTTGAAGCTCACACGAAAGCCTGTTTGTATGCTGGACTAGATTTTGAAGGAACCAATGCAGAAGTTATGTTCGGTTGCTGGGAGTGGCAAATTGGTACTTCAGTAGGTATAAAAGCTCCCGATGATTTGTGGATGTCGCGCTATATCATGGCCAGAGTTGCGGAAGATCACGGTGTTGATATAACATATCATCCTAAGCCTATGGGGCAGTTACATCCTGGCGTTGGTTTGCACCACAATATGAGCACTAAAGGTATGCGTTCTGATGGTGGATTCAAGATTATTGAAGAATCTTTAAAGAAATTGGAGACTAACCATATGAAGCACATCAAACAGTATGGTAACGATGAAGCTACCAACAGACAACGTTTAACAGGTAAATTTGAAACGGCATCGTTCGATAAGTTCTCGTGGGGATTTGCTGACAGAAAAGCATCAATTCGGTTGCAAAGAAATACAAAAGAAAAGGGGAAAGGTTTTATAGAGGATAGAAGGCCTGCTGGTGATTGTGATCCGTATTTGGTTTGTGGGCTACTCCTGGAGACGTGCTTAGGCCCAGCTGGAACGAAAAAGGCAGGAAAACCTGTATGCCCACCAACTAAATAA